In Streptomyces sp. TLI_146, the genomic stretch ACCAGCTCCGCCCGTACCGTGCCCAGGACTTCCCGCAGGGCTTTCTCCACCCGGTCCTGGGGCACGGCCCGGCAACGGACCCCGTTCCACGTGTAGCGGACCTCCCCGCCGGCCTCCTCCCACTCGGTGTCGTGGGCCTGGAGGTGGGCGCGGAGGTGCCCGATCTGCGCAGACCCGTCCCACGGGGCCTCGTGGCTGCCGAGGTAGATCACCTGCCACCCGGCACGGGCGAACTCCTCCGCGAGCAGCTGCTGGGAGACCTCCGCGCCGCCGATCAGCAGCGGCGGTGGGGTCCGTCGCCAGGCGAACACCACCGTCGGCCCCGTCACCGGCCCGCCCAGTAGGTGAAGAGCGCCTGGACGACGGCGGCGGTCTCCTGGCGGTCGCCATCGCCGTCGGCCACGGCCGTCTCCCTGGCCACGGGCCTGTCGGCGGGGCGACAGAAGTAGTCCCGGAAGTGACTGAGGAAGGCGGGGTCGTGGAGGAAGTACTCCGGCTCCACCTCGTGGTGCCCGGCCGCCTTGCGCCGCAAGTGCAGCAACTCGGGCGCCACGTCCAGGTACAGGGTGTGGTCCGGCCGCAGGTGAGGCAGGTCCTGCACTCGGCGCCTGAGCTCGGGCAGGACCTCGAAGCCGTACATCTCGTCCATGGCGTGGGCGTGGGCCAGAAGGGTGTCGACGGTTCGGTCCAGGACGATCAGCCCGCCGTGCTGGCGAGCTGCGTGAACGCGGTTCGCCTCGATCTCCATGAACTTCATGAACGCCTCCACCTGTTCGTCTGCCGACCGAGTGGAAGGGGTGGGGATGTCCTCGCGGCGGATGAACGACTTCACATAGCAGGGAAAAAACATCGCGCCCCGCATCGCCGGCACCCACCGAAGTTGCCCCAGTGCGGAGGTCTTGCCCCCGTACGAGGGCCCTTCCAGACCGAGGATCATCGTGTCCCCCCGAGCCGGTAGAACCGCTCCGCGTACTGACCCTGCGTCCGCCCCTCGGCGTCCGGCAGCATGTCGGCGGCCACCGTGTGCGCGTGCCGGATCGGCCGGTACATTTTCCGCGCCGGACGCATCTGGGAGCCGTGCATGTGCAGCAGGGTCACCTTGTCCAGGACGGTGCTGGTGATGTCCTTCACCTCCGGCCTGAGCTCGTCCCCGACCCGCTCCCGGAACAACTGTCGATCGCAGCCGGATAGCGCGTAGGTCGACCAGAACGCGACGTCTTCCCAGAACCAGCGGCAGCCCAGGCGGCGGGCAGCCTCGTGGACGGCGAGATGGTCGGGGTGGCGCGTGACGGCGGCCGGGGCGATCAGCTCGGCCTCCTCCATCCCATCCAGCACTTCGGCGAGCTGGGTGGTGATCTGGTCCACCTGTGCGGGCTCGGGAGGCCGGTAGGGCTTCTCGGCGTCCTTGAACCTGAGCCCTACTCGGGCGGCTCCGAGAGGTAATAAGGACTGGGCGGCCTCGCGGTCACGGAGGTCGGAGACCGATTCCACGCTGCTGTAGGTGCTTTCGAGGGAGGGGTGGACGCTGCGGGAGCGGGTAAAGGTGGTGACGACGGTCAGCGGCCGGGGATGGGCGAGGAAGTACCCGGAGGCGGACAGGATGAAGTCGTCGTGGTGGGGCTCGATGACGACGACCGGCCGTCCGGACGGCTCGCGTCGCTCGATCCAGTACGGCGAGAGGGGCAGCGGCGAGGTCAGCGTCATGATCTCCTTCGCCTCGCTCAGGGAGTCCATCCACTCCCGGTGGGCGGCTATGAGGTCGGTGGGGAAGGTGTAGATGCCGTCGGCGTCCGGCAGGGGAAGGCGAGTCACCTCAAGGTCTCCGATCATCGGACGGTGGTGGCGTACCAGTGGCGCCACAGGCGCGGGGAGGTCAGGCCGAACCGGACGATCAGCGGGTTCTGCCACCGCAGCATCCGGGCCGTGGACCAGGTGTCGTAGCGGCGCGTGGAGGGCCGCACCCGCAAATCCTCCAGGACCGCGACCGGGCCGGCCGTGCGGCCGTGGGCCGTCAGGCGGGCGAAGAACTCCATGTCCTCGCCCATGAAGTAGTCCGGTCGGTACCCGTGCACAGCCTTGAAGGCGTCGAGGGTGCAGAACTGGGTGACTCCTTGGGCCCCTCCGTGGCGGGAGCGGTGGTGATCCCAGTAGGCACACAGCAGACGGGCGCCGAGCCGGGCGGGGGTGTAGAGCGGCGGGATCGCTCCGCCGACGGCCCCGTCTTCCATCGCGGCGACTGCGGCCGAGATCGCCTCCAGCGGCAGGGCCACGTCGGCGTCCGCGAAGAACAGCATCCGGCCCTCGGCAGCCCGGGCTCCGGTGTTGCGGACCAGACCGATGCTCCGGACCAGCTCCGTCACCACGCGGGAGCCCAACTCCTTCGCGATGGTGGTGGTGTCGTCAGTGGAGGCGTTATCCACGACGATCACTTCTCCGCGCTGGCCGGAGGCGGCTTCCCAAAAGCGCAGGGACGCGAAGACGGTGGGCAGGTAGCGGGGAAGGTAGTCGGCTTCGTTGTAGGCGGGGATGATCACCGACAGGTCGGGATCGCGGTCGGTCACAGCGTGATCCTTTCTCCAGTTCGAAGAGGTACGGCTTGGTGGAGGCGGGCTGACCACAGGTCGCGGTCGCGGCCCTCTTGATGGGCGGCGTAGGTCCAGCCGCGTACGGCCTGAAAGGCGATGTAGGCGTCCAGGAGGCGGGTGTCGACGGGCCTTCCGTAGGCGGCGGCCGTGAACACGCGGTCGGAGGGTCCCAGGGCGTCGCAGGTCACGAGAGTCTGGGCGAGGTCGTATTCGGGGACCTCCACGGTCGTGGCCTCGAAGTCCACGACGTACTCCGGCAGGTGGGACTCGCCATCGGAGGTGGCGATGGGCTGTCGGTCCCCTCCGCAGATCACGTTCTCCAGGTGGAGGTCTCCGTGGCACCACACCAGGCGTGTCCGGCGGGCCCCCGCCGCGATGATCTCCAGAGCGGGCGCGAGCCGGGTGAAGACTTGTTTGGGGCAGTGGGTGGATAGATCCGTGACTTGTCGATCGATGCCGGCAGCTTGCGAGATCCCGGCTGGGGTCGGGATGGAGTGGAAGGCG encodes the following:
- a CDS encoding PIG-L deacetylase family protein, whose amino-acid sequence is MTRLPLPDADGIYTFPTDLIAAHREWMDSLSEAKEIMTLTSPLPLSPYWIERREPSGRPVVVIEPHHDDFILSASGYFLAHPRPLTVVTTFTRSRSVHPSLESTYSSVESVSDLRDREAAQSLLPLGAARVGLRFKDAEKPYRPPEPAQVDQITTQLAEVLDGMEEAELIAPAAVTRHPDHLAVHEAARRLGCRWFWEDVAFWSTYALSGCDRQLFRERVGDELRPEVKDITSTVLDKVTLLHMHGSQMRPARKMYRPIRHAHTVAADMLPDAEGRTQGQYAERFYRLGGTR
- a CDS encoding glycosyltransferase, translating into MTDRDPDLSVIIPAYNEADYLPRYLPTVFASLRFWEAASGQRGEVIVVDNASTDDTTTIAKELGSRVVTELVRSIGLVRNTGARAAEGRMLFFADADVALPLEAISAAVAAMEDGAVGGAIPPLYTPARLGARLLCAYWDHHRSRHGGAQGVTQFCTLDAFKAVHGYRPDYFMGEDMEFFARLTAHGRTAGPVAVLEDLRVRPSTRRYDTWSTARMLRWQNPLIVRFGLTSPRLWRHWYATTVR
- a CDS encoding phosphotransferase is translated as MDALVSRHGGRAGLPAADAPHARAPGPGGCPVNGGTVLAVERACTQLAGGPPAQTAHIRSAPKTAVFRVLLADERRVVVKLFAADASHGAADEARLLAAVAESGRVQVPTVIGHGPVPGLTVSALITADAGTKTLGDALRVEQMPRPAALLRLALLMAAFHSIPTPAGISQAAGIDRQVTDLSTHCPKQVFTRLAPALEIIAAGARRTRLVWCHGDLHLENVICGGDRQPIATSDGESHLPEYVVDFEATTVEVPEYDLAQTLVTCDALGPSDRVFTAAAYGRPVDTRLLDAYIAFQAVRGWTYAAHQEGRDRDLWSARLHQAVPLRTGERITL